A window of Desulfobulbus oralis genomic DNA:
TTCCCTGGGCGGCGTTTCGCGGGAAAGCGCCAACAGGCCGTCCTTGGTGCTGGGATATTCGGCCTGAACGGGTGCGCCAAAAACGAGCGCTTCGGCGGCTGGAGAGGGTGCCGCAGCCAGGGTCAACAGGCCTGCCAGCAGAATGCAAAGGCAGCGGTGCACAGTGGTTCCTCCGAATGTTTGCTGAAATGATGATAGGGGATGGCGTCACGGCTGGGCCAGCCGCTGCGAGCTTTCCTGAATCCAGGCGCGGATCTGCAGCAGTTCCCGGGGCCAGTCCCTGGAGATGCGGATGCCAATAAAGAGCCTGAAAAGGTCGAGCACCAGATCAGAGAGCAGCTCGAAGAGGGCGAGGCGCTCTAGCACGCGGGCCTCGAGGTCCTCCGGCCCCCTGCCCTCATCGGCCCGATCCACGATTTTGGGCAGGCGCACGTTGCGGAATTCAAAAGTCGCGGCTGTCAGGGTGACGCCGAATTCCTGCTCGTGCCACTCCAGCTTCAGGCGGGCCTGCTCCGGCTTTTTTGCCAGACTGAGACCTGCCCTGGCCTCTTTCAGTTCAGTCTGCAGGCCCCGGCAGATGACCTTTTCCTGCTCCTGGCCTTCCCCGTATTCAAGCAGCATGTGCTTCTCGAAGGTCACCGACACGTCGCCCCGGCCCGGCACCGCGACCGCGCCGCCGCGCTCTTCGGATTTGTACCAGAGCCAGGTCAGGAATTCCTGCCCCAGAAAACGCTTTTCTGTAATGAGATCGACAAGGTCCATAAGAAAATATTGCGTGAGGAAAAATCAGGAAGCAGGCGCCGGCGCTTCGTCCCTGTCCAGCGCCGCATGGATGGCCTCGGCCTCGTTCTGATAGCGGCTGGCCTCCTCCAGCTTGCCCTGCTGGGCGCAGAGCCAGCTCAGTTCGGAGAGCAACGCGACGATTGTCGGGTGCTCGCGCTCGTGAATGGCTTCGGTGATTTTCAGGCTTTTCCGGCAGCACTGCTCGGCCAGCGAAAACTCGCCGCAACTGATGCAGGCCTCGGCCAGGGCGGTCAGGCTGTCCGCCAGGAAGGGATGATCGGGGGACAGCGCCTTTTCCTGAATGGTCACCAATTTGCGGTAATAGGCCAGGGCATCCTGTTCCCGGCCAAAGCGCAGGGACAGGGTGGCCAGCTTTTCCAGAGCCGGGCAAAGTCTGGGGTCTAGCAGGCCCAACGTGGACTCCAGCATTTTGAAGCTGCGCTGATACAGGACATAGGCCTGCTCAAAGGTGCCCTGGCTCTCCTGCATTTCGCCGATCTGAAACCAGGCTGTGGCCATTTCCGGGTGATTGTTGCCCAGCTCAGTGCCCATGACGCTCATGGCACTTTTATAAAGCGGGCCGGCTTCATCCTGACGCCCAGCCTTCAGGCAGGTGTAGGCCAGATCACGCTGGGCCAGGGCCAGTTCCAGCGGATTGCAGCCGCCCGGGCGCTGGCGGATGAGGCGGAGCAGCGCAGCGCGCCACCGTCGCGCGTAATCATAGTGGCCCAGTTGATGGGCCAGATTGCCGGCCGTGCGCAGGTATTCGGGGTCGTCCGGGGCCAGGTGCAGAGCCCGGCAATAGCAGGTCAGGGCCTGAGCCAGATCAATGCGGAGTTCGGCCAAGCGCCCGCTCAAAAAGGCGGCCATGGCACTCCGGGTGCGGCCATGCTGCCTGTCCTGACTCCACTCATCCAGAAAATGCTCGGCCTCGCCGGGAAAGGCGCTGTGCAGCAGGGACTCTCTGATCTGTGCGGCCGGCGACCCGGGATCCCGGTCGGCCAGCTTGCCCAGAAAGGCAATGACCGCCTCATGGCAGGCAAGCTCTTCCTGATAGCTGGCCTCCAGACGGACCATGCGTTCGCCGGAAATGCGCACCTGCTGCTGGGCCAGACGGCGCTCCTGCGCGCCGCCGACCTTGTCTTCCAAAGACTCCAGCTTCAGCCGGCAGGTCACCGCCAGGGCATGCTGCCGGGCCAGAAACACTTCCCATAAAAGCACCGAACTGACCGAATCCGGGCGGGGCGGCCCTGCCACCTCGGGCTCGGAGAGCTCCGGGGGCGGCAGGGGCTCGGCCATCGGCTGGCCTCCCGCTGTCCCGCCCCCAATGGCAGGCCCATCCATCTGGGGCGCCGGACGGGCGGCGTGTTTCGAAGGCCGGGCCGCCTTGCGACGCAGACGCCGCCAGCCCAGTGCCGCTGCCAG
This region includes:
- a CDS encoding tetratricopeptide repeat protein; this translates as MNGTNWLVFLATIAVLAAALGWRRLRRKAARPSKHAARPAPQMDGPAIGGGTAGGQPMAEPLPPPELSEPEVAGPPRPDSVSSVLLWEVFLARQHALAVTCRLKLESLEDKVGGAQERRLAQQQVRISGERMVRLEASYQEELACHEAVIAFLGKLADRDPGSPAAQIRESLLHSAFPGEAEHFLDEWSQDRQHGRTRSAMAAFLSGRLAELRIDLAQALTCYCRALHLAPDDPEYLRTAGNLAHQLGHYDYARRWRAALLRLIRQRPGGCNPLELALAQRDLAYTCLKAGRQDEAGPLYKSAMSVMGTELGNNHPEMATAWFQIGEMQESQGTFEQAYVLYQRSFKMLESTLGLLDPRLCPALEKLATLSLRFGREQDALAYYRKLVTIQEKALSPDHPFLADSLTALAEACISCGEFSLAEQCCRKSLKITEAIHEREHPTIVALLSELSWLCAQQGKLEEASRYQNEAEAIHAALDRDEAPAPAS